The following are encoded in a window of Astyanax mexicanus isolate ESR-SI-001 chromosome 6, AstMex3_surface, whole genome shotgun sequence genomic DNA:
- the naglu gene encoding alpha-N-acetylglucosaminidase, translating to MTAARVSALLPLLVVLAVVAASADGALENIRATADDETQSRAVAELLRRLLGDRAREFVVSVNRSLSAGGLDVCELRSTRNNRVVAVGSSGVAAATGIYNYLKYFCNCHVSWSGDQLDLPRPLPPLTGVLRIQSPHRFRYYQNVCTSSYSMVWWDWPRWQREIDWMALNGINLPLAFLGQEALWQEVYMSLGLNQTELNQFFTGPAFLAWNRMGNLFAWGGPLPQSWHLKQLSLQLKILDRMRAFGMIPVLPAFAGIVPHGITRLFPQANVTKLAPWSRFNCSYSCAYVLDPRDPLFRRIGSMFLTLVVRLFGTDHVYNTDTFNEQTPASSDPTYLSSISHAIFTTMTSVDPQAVWLMQAWLFINEPDFWKPPQVKALLHGVPLGRMIVLDLFADSVPAYSFTQSFYGQPFIWCMLHNFGGNRNLFGTVESVNLGPFEALRFPNSTLVGLGMAPEGIEQNPVVYELMSEMAWRKEPVNLVKWASLYASRRYGNMNESLTAAWRLLFRSVYNCTIPGYKNHNRDPLVRRPSLKLKTDVWYDPADLYEAWKLLFEAAPSLVSVETFRYDLVDVTRQALQLLAFEFYKEIRDSFQAQKLPELLVAGGVLVYDLIPELDRLLSSDQHFLLGVWLEQARSFGLDEQEAQLYDINARNQITLWGPDGEILDYANKDWAGLMEDYYLQRWGLFVNTLVECLDRGRPFKQDTFNQAVFQVENGFVYNQRKYPSKPRGDTYEIARLIFLKYYPHALKRLK from the exons ATGACTGCTGCGCGGGTCAGCGCGctgttaccgctgctggtcgtgTTGGCGGTGGTCGCCGCTTCTGCAGACGGGGCTTTGGAGAACATCCGAGCGACAGCGGACGACGAGACTCAGTCCCGGGCGGTGGCGGAGCTGCTGCGGCGGCTGCTGGGGGACCGGGCCCGGGAGTTCGTGGTGTCGGTCAACCGGAGCCTGTCCGCCGGCGGGCTGGACGTGTGTGAGCTCCGCTCCACCAGGAACAACAGGGTGGTGGCGGTGGGGAGCAGCGGCGTGGCGGCGGCGACCGGGATCTACAACTACCTGAAGTACTTCTGTAACTGCCATGTGTCCTGGTCCGGAGACCAGCTGGACCTGCCGCGACCCCTGCCTCCCCTCACCGGCGTGCTGCGGATCCAGAGCCCGCACAG GTTCAGGTACTATCAGAACGTCTGCACTTCGAGCTACTCTATGGTGTGGTGGGACTGGCCCAGATGGCAGAGAGAGATCGACTGGATGGCGCTGAATGGCATCAATTTGCCTCTGGCATTCTTAGGGCAGGAGGCATTATGGCAAGAG GTGTATATGTCTCTGGGACTGAATCAGACAGAGCTCAATCAGTTCTTCACAGGTCCTGCTTTCCTGGCGTGGAATCGGATGGGGAATCTGTTTGCGTGGGGTGGGCCGCTGCCTCAGTCCTGGCATTTAAAACAGCTCTCTCTGCAG TTAAAGATCTTGGATCGCATGAGAGCTTTTGGAATGATTCCTGTGCTGCCGGCCTTCGCAGGGATTGTGCCGCATGGAATCACCCG CTTGTTTCCCCAAGCAAATGTGACCAAGCTGGCTCCCTGGAGCAGATTTAACTGCAGCTATTCCTGTGCCTATGTCCTGGATCCACGTGACCCGCTCTTCCGGAGAATCGGCTCTATGTTCCTGACTCTGGTCGTTAGGTTGTTTGGGACTGATCACGTCTACAACACTGACACCTTCAATGAGCAGACCCCTGCATCTTCTGACCCCACCTACCTTTCCTCCATTAGCCATGCGATTTTCACCACTATGACCTCAG TGGACCCTCAGGCGGTTTGGCTGATGCAGGCCTGGCTGTTTATCAATGAGCCTGACTTTTGGAAGCCTCCACAGGTGAAGGCCCTGTTGCATGGGGTCCCGCTGGGTCGCATGATCGTGCTGGACCTGTTTGCAGACTCTGTGCCTGCTTACTCTTTCACTCAGTCATTCTACGGGCAGCCCTTCATCTGGTGTATGCTGCACAATTTTGGGGGAAACCGTAACCTTTTTGGGACAGTAGAGAGTGTTAACCTGGGCCCATTTGAGGCCCTCCGCTTTCCGAACTCCACACTTGTGGGCCTGGGCATGGCCCCAGAGGGCATTGAGCAGAACCCGGTGGTCTACGAGCTGATGTCTGAGATGGCCTGGCGCAAGGAACCTGTTAACTTGGTGAAATGGGCGTCGCTGTACGCTTCCCGTCGCTACGGCAACATGAACGAGAGTCTAACAGCCGCTTGGCGCCTCCTGTTCCGAAGTGTGTACAACTGCACCATCCCCGGCTACAAAAACCACAACCGGGATCCGCTGGTGCGACGACCATCGTTGAAGTTGAAGACTGATGTGTGGTATGACCCGGCTGATCTTTATGAGGCGTGGAAGCTGCTGTTTGAAGCTGCTCCGTCTCTGGTTTCAGTTGAAACCTTCCGGTACGATCTGGTGGATGTGACACGGCAGGCTCTTCAACTACTTGCTTTTGAATTCTACAAAGAAATAAGAGACTCCTTCCAG GCTCAGAAGCTTCCAGAACTCCTGGTGGCCGGTGGCGTGCTTGTTTACGACCTGATACCTGAACTGGACCGTCTCCTCTCCAGCGACCAACACTTTCTTTTGGGGGTGTGGCTAGAGCAGGCACGCTCATTTGGCCTCGATGAGCAGGAAGCTCAGCTGTACGACATAAACGCTCGCAATCAGATCACGCTCTGGGGACCCGACGGAGAAATCCTCGACTACGCCAACAAGGACTGGGCGGGGCTCATGGAGGACTACTACCTGCAGCGCTGGGGCTTGTTTGTGAACACACTCGTGGAGTGTCTGGACCGGGGCCGTCCGTTCAAGCAGGACACGTTTAACCAGGCTGTGTTCCAGGTGGAGAACGGTTTTGTCTACAACCAGAGAAAATACCCTTCCAAACCGAGAGGGGACACTTATGAAATCGCCCGGCTGATCTTTCTCAAGTATTACCCACACGCGCTGAAGAGATTAAAGTAA